From a single Patescibacteria group bacterium genomic region:
- a CDS encoding alpha/beta fold hydrolase — protein sequence MKREIKIPVPAVTLEGTLAVPENATGVVLFAHGSGSGRFSPRNMFVARELEKAGIATLLIDLLTEKEDEVYETRFDIGLLTERLGGVVSWLEEERELKGLGVGLFGASTGAAAALQVAARFPSRIAAVVSRGGRPDLAMEELDKVTSPTLLIVGGEDYGVIELNEQALAALHCEKKMEIVPGATHLFEESGTLEQVAELAVVWFKKYL from the coding sequence ATGAAGCGAGAGATAAAAATACCGGTTCCCGCCGTAACGCTTGAAGGCACACTTGCCGTTCCGGAGAACGCTACTGGCGTTGTGCTTTTCGCGCATGGGAGCGGGAGTGGCAGATTTTCTCCTCGCAATATGTTTGTCGCGAGGGAACTAGAGAAGGCCGGAATCGCAACGCTTTTGATAGATCTTCTGACAGAGAAGGAGGATGAGGTGTATGAAACCCGTTTTGATATCGGTCTTTTGACGGAGCGCCTCGGTGGGGTCGTCTCCTGGCTTGAAGAGGAGCGAGAGTTAAAAGGCCTCGGCGTAGGGCTCTTCGGAGCATCGACGGGCGCGGCCGCCGCGCTTCAAGTTGCCGCGCGGTTTCCCTCACGCATCGCGGCGGTCGTCTCGCGCGGAGGAAGACCAGATCTTGCGATGGAGGAATTGGACAAAGTCACCTCCCCAACCCTTCTCATCGTCGGTGGTGAAGACTACGGCGTTATTGAACTTAACGAACAAGCACTTGCCGCGCTTCATTGCGAGAAAAAGATGGAAATAGTCCCCGGCGCGACACATCTTTTTGAAGAATCGGGGACACTTGAACAGGTGGCGGAACTTGC
- a CDS encoding phosphoribosyltransferase family protein — MFTDRADAGRQLAKKLERYRGKEAVVLALPRGGVVTGHEIAEALKLPLDIIVVRKIGHPSSPEYAIGAVDEKGTTILNETETAALDQAWLREEIGRQRKEAQRRSTVYREKRMPRGLAGKIAIVVDDGIATGLTMRLAVRSVKAQKPEQIIVAVPVAPMESLRALKEEGAGDVIVLEPPEGFLGAVGAHYDRFEQVPDEEVIRLLQSMYEARDKNTGSRRNA, encoded by the coding sequence ATGTTTACCGACAGAGCAGATGCCGGGCGGCAACTCGCAAAGAAACTGGAACGATATCGCGGGAAAGAAGCGGTTGTTTTGGCGCTACCGCGCGGCGGGGTCGTCACAGGGCACGAAATAGCCGAAGCGCTCAAACTCCCGCTCGATATCATTGTCGTTCGCAAGATCGGTCATCCTTCCTCCCCCGAGTATGCGATCGGGGCGGTTGATGAGAAGGGGACTACAATCCTGAATGAAACGGAAACGGCAGCGCTTGACCAAGCGTGGCTTAGAGAAGAGATCGGACGACAAAGAAAAGAAGCACAGCGGCGCAGCACCGTATATCGCGAAAAAAGAATGCCGCGCGGCCTTGCGGGGAAAATCGCCATTGTCGTTGACGACGGCATCGCAACCGGCCTCACGATGCGGCTTGCCGTGCGTTCCGTTAAAGCGCAAAAACCGGAACAGATCATCGTCGCCGTGCCCGTTGCGCCGATGGAATCCCTGCGCGCTCTTAAAGAGGAAGGTGCCGGAGACGTTATCGTGCTTGAACCGCCGGAGGGATTTTTAGGAGCCGTCGGCGCCCATTACGACCGGTTTGAACAGGTTCCCGATGAAGAAGTTATCAGATTACTGCAGTCAATGTATGAAGCGAGAGATAAAAATACCGGTTCCCGCCGTAACGCTTGA
- a CDS encoding matrixin family metalloprotease has product MKSIKTIVIIVILGAFAYAFQQPIKDILTSYFIYAPCEKPITYTIGSFDDKFGLSREAFLSAIEEAEVTWEKPIGKELFVYGESGELTINLVYDYRQQATNKLESLGIVVKGDRASYDELKAKYGALRAEYTQAKTDYDTRAASFTEKKDAYDQAVQYWNKKGGAPKKEYEQLQEEKTALQAELAEIQKLEMNLHEDVENINSLVVVLNRLVASLNLSVEKYNEIGASRGEEFTEGDYQESGGEQEINIYEFSNRDKLVRVLAHEFGHALGLQHIENPQAIMYRLNTSTNEKLTDDDRKELKARCAIKE; this is encoded by the coding sequence ATGAAAAGTATTAAAACGATAGTAATCATAGTCATCCTTGGCGCTTTTGCTTATGCGTTTCAGCAGCCAATTAAGGATATCCTTACCTCATATTTCATATATGCTCCGTGCGAAAAACCGATCACGTACACGATTGGTTCGTTCGATGACAAATTTGGCCTCTCGAGAGAAGCTTTCTTAAGCGCGATCGAAGAAGCCGAGGTCACATGGGAGAAGCCGATCGGAAAAGAACTTTTTGTTTATGGAGAGTCCGGAGAGCTAACAATAAACCTCGTCTACGATTATCGTCAGCAGGCGACCAATAAATTAGAGAGTCTTGGTATTGTGGTGAAGGGAGACAGAGCTTCGTACGATGAGTTGAAAGCAAAATACGGCGCGCTCCGCGCAGAATACACACAAGCAAAAACAGATTACGATACGCGTGCAGCTTCATTCACAGAGAAGAAAGATGCTTACGATCAAGCAGTACAGTATTGGAATAAAAAAGGCGGGGCTCCGAAAAAAGAATATGAACAGCTTCAAGAAGAAAAAACGGCACTTCAAGCGGAGCTGGCAGAAATACAAAAACTCGAAATGAATCTCCATGAAGATGTGGAGAATATCAATTCGTTGGTGGTAGTACTCAATCGCCTGGTAGCTTCGCTTAATCTAAGCGTGGAAAAGTATAATGAAATCGGTGCATCGCGCGGTGAAGAATTTACCGAAGGAGACTACCAAGAGAGCGGAGGCGAACAGGAGATAAATATTTACGAATTCAGCAACCGCGATAAACTGGTGCGAGTTTTAGCACACGAGTTTGGGCACGCGCTAGGACTCCAGCATATAGAGAATCCCCAAGCTATTATGTACAGGCTTAATACGAGCACGAACGAAAAACTGACAGATGACGACCGCAAAGAACTCAAAGCGCGTTGTGCTATCAAAGAGTGA
- a CDS encoding ElyC/SanA/YdcF family protein codes for MKRLFFFIALGFGLLIAVILVTNIVIFLGAKPYIYDDAPEAPNVEVALIPGAAIFQDGSLSSIFIDRADMAIKLYEAKQVSKILVSGDNSTVSHNEVNPVRLYLISKGIPDQDIFLDHAGFDTYSTMYRARDIFGVTSVLIATQSFHLPRAVFIARRLGITAYGVNADVGHMLFRNYVHEVLANEKAALNLIFHRQPKYLGDTIPIMGDGRNYP; via the coding sequence ATGAAGCGCCTTTTCTTTTTTATTGCACTGGGTTTTGGGCTCTTAATTGCGGTCATTCTTGTCACCAATATAGTTATTTTCTTGGGGGCAAAACCATATATATATGATGACGCTCCGGAGGCTCCGAACGTCGAGGTGGCGCTCATTCCCGGTGCGGCTATCTTCCAAGATGGTTCACTTTCCTCAATCTTTATTGACCGTGCGGATATGGCTATTAAATTGTATGAAGCGAAACAAGTGTCAAAAATTCTTGTCTCTGGCGACAACAGCACTGTGAGCCACAACGAAGTGAATCCGGTCCGCCTTTATCTTATCAGTAAGGGTATTCCGGATCAGGATATTTTCCTTGATCACGCCGGATTTGATACGTACAGCACTATGTACCGCGCTCGCGATATTTTTGGCGTCACCTCCGTTCTTATCGCAACCCAATCATTCCATTTGCCCCGTGCTGTTTTTATCGCACGCCGACTTGGAATAACCGCATATGGAGTAAATGCGGATGTGGGTCATATGCTCTTTCGCAACTATGTTCACGAAGTGCTTGCCAATGAGAAGGCAGCACTCAATCTGATCTTTCACCGACAGCCAAAGTATCTGGGAGATACGATACCTATCATGGGTGACGGGAGGAATTACCCATGA
- a CDS encoding DEAD/DEAH box helicase family protein encodes MNREQALQYITNAMSLRDPQEKSLVFFADYLEGDAGKKVLARMKRENRGSVEDIEALTKEYSQAIPDLRQFQSFERTFPAYTFALATGVGKTRLMGAFVAYLYLVYGIQHFMIVAPGNTIYRKLVDDFSKANNPKYVFRGIEELTTSNVKVITKDNYAQSQMAQLFANKIEINIFNIQQFAQKDIEKEKGITKFSEMLGESYFEYLSSLDDLVVLMDESHHYHADAAMGSLDRINPLFGLEFTATPYLAPTSTKKGTGLILKKNIFYAYNLGNAIRDGYVKDPWVGTEADVDFGQWDAESIETDARKLQLAAFFHERTKVALKEYALENNKQEVKPVMLVVAKDTAHASALRALIDSDQFRGGAYKGKVIEVHTKTKGDEADETIEKLISLEHPDNIVEIVIHVNMLKEGWDVANIYTIAPIRSSAAQILTEQTIGRGLRLPYGEKTGNKNVDRVMIVAHDNYAKVIEEAQHSKLIQPSNIESISTDDTKVVREVIEVQSAFVTSIQEQIKASGSLMQEIEAQATKTVSAVISDDTPEDVKVATIQNKINEIVEITAKNEAIKIGTQTSDAVYEEGSLFTILSESAKKELEDIGRISKQTIEIRNIPIPRLMLTPHYGELTIDNFDLDLTKLSKFATDASILEQALQGKEEKDLFGVAYQGNRETEITRVSSLGEGRAQSPENTIISALLDYPLVDYDDQKELLLKLSNQAVAHYKSFVSDVSALKMMVENNFRQIAKEIYDQILTHKEFKSESYLESSIREPKSYLEQYNISRSFDEKPVTLESQLDRFSRDKIYTGFKKACHSMYRFDSSDEARMAYLLDKEPSVEDWLRPAPNQFEGLYWRDEAGNSQHRYEPDFVVEFEHEIVMIEVKPSGEIKDLDVQEKKKTADKYCELVSANVGKHGITKPWRYVIVPTEKITVSSTVAVLLTQNS; translated from the coding sequence ATGAACCGAGAACAAGCCCTGCAATACATAACAAACGCAATGAGTTTGCGAGATCCTCAAGAAAAAAGCTTGGTGTTTTTTGCTGACTATCTAGAAGGAGATGCTGGCAAAAAGGTATTGGCGAGAATGAAGAGAGAAAATCGTGGAAGCGTCGAGGATATTGAGGCCTTGACCAAAGAGTACTCTCAAGCAATACCCGACCTGAGACAGTTTCAATCTTTCGAACGAACTTTCCCTGCATATACCTTTGCACTGGCTACAGGTGTGGGCAAAACTCGTCTTATGGGTGCCTTTGTAGCGTATCTCTACCTTGTTTACGGCATACAGCATTTTATGATCGTTGCTCCTGGCAATACGATTTATCGCAAGTTGGTAGATGACTTCAGTAAAGCCAACAATCCCAAGTATGTTTTTCGAGGAATTGAAGAGCTTACGACTTCGAATGTAAAAGTTATCACCAAGGACAACTATGCCCAAAGCCAGATGGCGCAACTTTTTGCAAACAAGATAGAAATTAACATTTTCAATATTCAGCAATTTGCGCAAAAGGATATAGAGAAAGAAAAAGGTATTACCAAGTTTAGTGAAATGCTCGGGGAATCATATTTTGAATATCTCAGCTCTCTCGATGATCTTGTTGTATTGATGGATGAATCGCACCACTACCATGCCGATGCGGCAATGGGTTCGCTTGACCGTATAAACCCTTTGTTTGGACTTGAATTTACTGCTACGCCCTATCTTGCTCCGACGAGTACAAAGAAAGGCACGGGGCTTATTCTCAAGAAAAATATCTTCTACGCATATAATCTCGGAAATGCTATTCGGGACGGGTATGTAAAAGATCCGTGGGTAGGCACAGAAGCCGATGTTGATTTTGGCCAGTGGGATGCGGAGTCCATAGAAACCGATGCTCGTAAACTACAGCTCGCCGCCTTTTTTCATGAACGCACGAAAGTTGCTTTGAAAGAATATGCTCTTGAAAATAACAAACAAGAAGTGAAGCCTGTGATGCTTGTGGTGGCGAAAGACACCGCTCATGCAAGTGCACTGCGCGCACTGATTGATAGCGATCAATTTAGAGGAGGTGCCTACAAGGGCAAGGTAATCGAAGTTCATACAAAAACAAAAGGCGACGAAGCGGATGAGACAATTGAAAAGCTTATATCACTTGAACACCCAGATAACATCGTGGAAATTGTCATCCATGTGAATATGCTCAAGGAGGGTTGGGATGTTGCAAACATTTACACTATTGCCCCAATCAGGTCTTCAGCGGCACAAATTTTAACTGAGCAAACAATTGGCCGTGGCCTTCGCTTGCCGTATGGAGAAAAAACGGGGAATAAAAATGTTGATCGTGTAATGATTGTTGCTCATGATAATTATGCGAAAGTGATTGAGGAGGCACAACACTCCAAGCTTATACAGCCATCGAATATTGAAAGTATTTCTACCGACGACACGAAAGTAGTAAGAGAGGTAATTGAGGTGCAGTCAGCTTTTGTCACAAGCATTCAGGAGCAAATCAAGGCAAGTGGAAGCCTTATGCAAGAAATTGAGGCACAGGCCACAAAAACAGTCAGTGCTGTTATTTCAGACGACACCCCAGAAGATGTAAAAGTGGCGACGATACAAAATAAGATAAATGAGATTGTAGAGATAACGGCAAAGAACGAAGCAATCAAGATAGGTACTCAGACGAGTGATGCCGTATACGAGGAAGGATCACTGTTTACTATTTTAAGTGAGTCCGCGAAAAAAGAACTCGAAGACATCGGGCGTATCTCCAAACAGACTATTGAGATTCGTAACATCCCTATTCCTAGGTTGATGCTCACACCCCATTATGGCGAACTTACAATTGATAATTTTGACTTAGACTTAACAAAATTAAGTAAATTTGCTACGGACGCTTCAATCCTTGAACAAGCGTTACAAGGCAAAGAAGAGAAGGATTTATTCGGCGTTGCTTACCAAGGAAACCGGGAGACTGAAATTACTCGTGTTTCAAGCCTTGGTGAAGGTCGAGCACAAAGTCCAGAAAATACTATCATTTCTGCACTCCTTGATTATCCGCTTGTTGACTATGATGATCAAAAGGAATTGCTACTTAAGCTTTCAAATCAGGCGGTCGCGCATTACAAATCATTTGTCAGTGACGTAAGTGCACTCAAAATGATGGTGGAAAATAATTTCCGTCAGATTGCCAAAGAAATATACGATCAAATTTTAACTCACAAAGAGTTCAAGTCTGAGAGTTATTTAGAGTCCAGTATTCGTGAACCAAAATCATATTTGGAGCAGTACAACATCTCTCGAAGTTTTGATGAAAAACCTGTAACTTTGGAGTCGCAACTTGACCGTTTCTCAAGAGACAAGATTTATACAGGATTTAAGAAAGCGTGCCACTCAATGTACAGGTTTGATTCTTCGGATGAAGCACGAATGGCGTACCTTCTCGATAAAGAGCCGTCAGTGGAAGATTGGCTCAGGCCTGCTCCGAATCAATTCGAGGGACTGTACTGGCGTGATGAAGCTGGTAATTCGCAACATCGCTACGAGCCAGATTTTGTAGTTGAGTTTGAACACGAAATCGTAATGATTGAAGTAAAGCCAAGCGGTGAGATAAAAGACCTAGACGTACAAGAGAAAAAGAAGACCGCAGACAAGTATTGCGAGCTTGTCTCAGCGAATGTGGGTAAACACGGCATAACAAAACCGTGGCGATATGTAATTGTCCCAACAGAAAAGATTACTGTCAGTTCTACTGTGGCGGTGTTATTAACCCAAAATAGTTAA
- a CDS encoding site-specific DNA-methyltransferase, with amino-acid sequence MSNNKQKLELTWIGKNNPEYDIANIEPRILEERTDLSYGDKDSENMIIHGDNLLALKALLPEYEGKVKCIYIDPPYNTGNAFEHYDDSVEHSTWLSLMKPRLELLRELLHPDHGSIWISIDDDETHYLKVLCDEVFGRNNFVANVIWQKKYAASNDAKWLSDVHDHILVYAKSKDSWRPNLLKRSDELNAKYSNPDNDSRGPWYPTNLSVKTFSEKNYYTILSPAGKEFLPPPTRCWVVSKEKYQELLSDNRIWFGSKGISRPYKKTFLSEVQQGTVPLSLWFHSEVGHNIEAKSEARKLFAGQTDLFSTPKPERLLKRVLDLATKPGDLILDSFLGSGTASAVAQKMGRRYVGIEMGEHAYTHVQPRMKKVVDGNDGLELSKVLDWKGGGGYKFYELAPSFVVIDEFGNPVIDSYYNDTKLIRAMCKLTNYKFAPSPSDYWKHGKGQGNNSIYVTTQMLSVAMVQQIVSHLGANETLLICPKKFEPGCEKVDTRITIKKIPQSILKACQFGKKEYLLPIKERAMEEVDEDEVDSDEN; translated from the coding sequence ATGAGCAATAACAAACAAAAACTAGAGCTTACATGGATCGGGAAGAATAATCCCGAGTATGATATTGCGAATATTGAGCCACGTATCTTGGAAGAGCGGACTGATCTGTCATATGGCGACAAGGACAGCGAGAACATGATCATCCATGGCGACAACCTTCTCGCACTCAAAGCTCTCCTGCCCGAGTATGAAGGCAAGGTGAAGTGCATTTATATCGACCCCCCATACAACACTGGGAATGCTTTTGAGCACTACGACGACAGCGTAGAGCATTCCACGTGGCTTTCCCTGATGAAGCCAAGACTGGAGTTACTGCGAGAGCTCCTGCATCCAGATCACGGAAGCATCTGGATATCCATCGACGATGATGAGACGCATTACCTGAAAGTATTATGCGATGAAGTGTTTGGAAGAAATAATTTTGTAGCAAATGTCATATGGCAAAAGAAGTACGCCGCATCAAATGATGCTAAGTGGTTATCAGACGTACACGATCACATTTTGGTTTATGCAAAGTCCAAGGACTCTTGGAGACCCAATTTACTGAAACGGTCAGATGAATTAAATGCTAAATATTCTAACCCTGATAACGATTCGCGTGGCCCATGGTATCCAACCAATCTTTCGGTAAAGACATTTTCTGAAAAGAATTATTATACGATTCTTTCACCCGCTGGGAAGGAATTTTTACCACCTCCTACCCGCTGCTGGGTAGTTTCAAAGGAGAAGTATCAAGAACTGTTATCTGATAATAGAATATGGTTTGGTTCAAAAGGTATTTCGCGTCCATATAAGAAGACTTTTCTCTCAGAAGTTCAACAAGGAACAGTCCCGCTCTCTCTTTGGTTCCACTCTGAAGTCGGACATAATATCGAGGCTAAGTCGGAGGCGAGAAAATTATTCGCCGGTCAAACGGATTTATTTAGTACACCAAAGCCGGAGAGATTGTTAAAAAGAGTTTTAGACTTAGCAACCAAACCTGGTGATCTAATACTCGATTCATTCCTTGGTTCTGGCACAGCGTCTGCTGTAGCTCAAAAGATGGGTAGAAGATACGTAGGTATTGAAATGGGTGAACACGCATATACCCATGTGCAACCTCGAATGAAAAAAGTGGTGGATGGAAATGATGGTCTTGAGCTGTCGAAAGTTCTTGACTGGAAAGGTGGAGGCGGATACAAGTTTTACGAGCTTGCCCCAAGCTTTGTGGTGATTGATGAATTCGGTAATCCAGTAATTGATAGCTATTACAACGATACCAAACTCATTCGCGCAATGTGTAAGCTTACCAACTACAAATTTGCCCCAAGCCCATCTGACTACTGGAAGCACGGTAAAGGCCAAGGCAACAATAGTATTTATGTAACAACCCAGATGCTTTCTGTGGCAATGGTTCAACAGATTGTGAGTCATCTTGGTGCAAACGAGACACTCCTCATCTGTCCAAAGAAATTTGAACCTGGATGTGAGAAGGTAGATACCCGTATCACTATCAAAAAGATACCGCAGTCAATTTTGAAGGCGTGTCAATTTGGAAAGAAAGAATACCTGCTTCCTATCAAAGAACGAGCGATGGAAGAAGTTGACGAAGACGAAGTTGATTCTGACGAAAACTAA